GTTCATCTTTGACTGGATCTAAATACGCCAAACTATCATTACGCCATCTATTTTTAGTGCGAGTTTCTCTTCGAAAACTTTTCATCACCAGGTCCAGGTCTTTGGAATACTTTGCAAAATAGGCCCTAGGTGTTTTGGCTTGAATTACATAATACAATCCACCCTTTCTATGAAACAAAAATCGATTGGAAACCAATTGTTTGTGTTCTGTATAATGTAACACAACAAAGACGGATTCATCAAATCCTGCCACTTCGTTCTCTAACATTTTTTCTCGAACCAATTTTAGATCTGGGTATTTTGTGAGAAAGGTGTCCACGGTTTCTTCTATAAACCGGTCGATGTCGTATTCTTTGGTACGGCGAGCGACATCAATTTGTAAGATGGCCTCTCTGTTTGTTTTCGAAAACTGGATCCGAACGGTATCCGGGTGGCGTAAAACTGACTTTGCCCAACCTCTTGGAAATTCAAATGCGAAACTTAAGGAATCTTCAATCCAAGTTGCTGCATCTAAATGAGAAAGAGTAAGACATAATAAAATAAGTAGACAAAGTCGCTTTTTCATACTTAGAATATCGGCCCCGAGTACCTTGATTATTGATAGTCGACGAGTCCTTTTCGTAAATCTCGTTCTGGAAAAATTCCTAAATTTTCAAAGGATTGGGAATCATAAATGGCCACAGACTCTACCAAAGGTTGGAGGGGAGAGCCATGAAAGGGTTTTCTTCTTAAAAAGGACAGAGTGTGAAAGGCAAACTCAAGGATTTTTCCGGTGAACCCACCCACAGGGATGGGAAGGAGGAATCTTTTTGCGATTCCTAGTTCCTGAAAGGTGGCAACTACTTGGTTTACTGTCACAAATTCTGGATGGGAAAATACATAGACCGGTTTTGGAGATTTTCCATTTAATGTTTGTTTGGTCCAGGTAAGTAAGGCATTCGTGGCATCGGTTATATGAAGGAGCGATTTTTTGCGGTTGGAGGAAATATACGGGTATATCCTTCGTTTAGTGAGAGATCTTAATTTTGAGATAAAACTTTTTGTACCTTTGCCATAGATACTTGCCAATCGAAATACAGAATAAGTCCTACCAGATTCTAATACGTAGTTTTCTGCCAAGGTTTTGGTTCTTGCATAAATGGTTTTTCCCAATCGTTCACTGTTTATATTTAAATCGATTTCTTTGGATCCATAAACAGAAACAGAACTGACAAACCCAAAATAAGGAATATTTTTTGATTTTGCAAATTCGACAAGTAACTTTGTGGAATTAACATTAATTTGGTGGTACATTTCTTCCGTAACTTTCACTCCAGAAACTACGGCTGCTAAATGAAGAATTAAATCAATGGATTCGGGAATCAGAAACTCTTCAGCTTTGTTTATAGTCGCAAGATCCCTTTCATAGAACTTAAAATTTTTATGGAAACGAAGGGAGTCTGGAAAACTAACATAGTTTTTACCGATAGCTATGATTTTATAGTCTTCTATCAAACCATACAGAAGTTCTTTTCCGAGAACTCCACTGCCTCCAGTGATGAGTATTGTTTTTGTCATACGAGAAATACCATTTGAAACCATCCGACTACAGCACCAAGTACTGCACCCACTAAAATTAATAACAATTCATCTTCTTGGAACGCAGACCGCAATATAGACTCAAATTCTTTTGGAGCAAGAGCCGACATTCGATCTCCCATCATCATTTCAATCTCTAAAGCCTCACCTAAATATTCTTCTAAGTGAAACGATTTTTCTACAGCGTTATCGGCCATAGCAACAGCTATCCTTTCCTTTGCCGCATCAAACTCATCTATTTTCCCAGCAGCATAAAGTGCTGGTTTTGCAAGAAAAGTAATTGTATCTACATGTTGGATCACTTCTTTTCGAATGATATCGAGGATATCTTTGGAAGCCTTTCCGAAAATTAGTTCAGAGAGAATGTTTTTTGGAGTCAAAATTTTTTCACTCACTAACTTTGCATAAAGTCTGGAGACCTCTGTTTGTCTTTTTAAAAACAAACCTTGGTAAGTAAAGAGTCCTAAAAACTTTTTGGGAAGTAGGGGACGAAAGATCATTTCTAAAGCGAGGTAGTTCGTAAGATACCCTACGATCACTCCTTGAATGGGAAGGGTCCAAGGTATGGGAAAATAAATCATAAAAATCATTTGGACAAGACCCAAAAGAAATCCAAAATAAAATCCAGATCGTTCAATGAATCGAAACTCGGGAGCTCCCACCTCTTGGAAAAGTTCGACTACAAGACTTACATTATTACCTGATAATTTTTTTAAAACCAAAGCCTTTACATCGAACAGAGTATCGATATCTTTCTGAAGTTTTCGAATCACCTTCCTGATGGTAACCCCACTTTCTCGTCTGACTTTATGGTATATTTCTTCTCGAACCACTTCAGGGATCATATCCCAAAGTTTCGGATCCAAACTATCTGAGAATTCTTTCATCGTATAGCGGATGCTAGGTTCTAGTGCAGGTAAAAATAATAATTCTGCTTTTTTGGGATCTACTTTTAAAAAGACTTCTTTGATATTGAGAAGGCGCTCCGTGATCACATCTACGGACTTACTTGCCATTTTATGCGCTTTTCTCGGAATGATCCCTTGCCAGCCCAAATAGGGCGGAATTCCCAGAAATTGGATGGGGTAGAAGGTCATCTTGAGTGCCAACCAGTTGGTCACCCAACCCACAAATCCGTAAGTAAACGGAATCATCAGGAGTTTCCATTGTTCTGGTGTGATCCAATTCTCCCACATATTCCGCTATGAGTAGGCTAAAAAACTAGGGACAAGGGCAATCGAAATTCCTACCTTCGGTGATTTTTCCCTCAATTGGGTTACTTTTCTATTTTTTTTGCCGATACCCCTAAAAAAGGTTTGATTTGTGTACGGAAACAGACTACAAATGGTACACTTCGGTGGTTCTTAGGTATTTCCCGAAGTGTATTGGAAAATCTGTGGTTTTGCCACAAAGCGAATTTTGATTAGAGGGTAAGTCTATGCGCGTTCGAGGAATTTTAACAATTCTCGTTCTCATATCTTTGGCAGTGGTGGGTTGTTCCCGCAAAAAGAAATCAATGCCGTTTTGGTTCTTATTAGGAACCGGTGGTGCTGTATCAGATGCAAGAGATGGAAGTGTGACTCCTCCAGACTCCAATGGAGTCCCTCTCCCACCTCCAGGTGATTCCGTCGGTGTTACCGATCCGGATGAGGTGCCTGGTAACAATTCCGAACAAGAAGTTCCTAATCATGGATCGGCTCGTGTGATTGGAACCATTGTTCCCGTAGTTGCAGGTGTTCCTGCCAATGTAGTTTGTGGAAACCCTGGTGCTCCCCAAGCTCCTGGATGTATCGACCTTACTTTAATCTCTGTTAGAATAGAAGTTGCTAATGGTGAAAACAACACTCTCGTTGCTTCAACCAATGCAGAATCCAATGGAAAATTTCAATTTGATTTAACTGATCTTCCCAATAATAACTATCGTGTATTGATTAATACAGGATATGGACTCAACTATACTTACCAAGACTTCTCTTTTGTTTTTGATCCCACTCAAAATCCTTATACTCTCGTAAATGTGGGAAATCTTCTCGCGGAACGTTTGTATTACGGGCAAGGACCTGCACAATTTACCGGTGTAGTGACAAGTCCTGGGTTTTCTGGCGGTGGAGTCACTGTACCTGCGGGCCCTATTGCTGGGATCACAGTTTCTATTCTTGATGCCAATGGTAATACCGTTGGAACTGGTGTGACAAATGCCAATGGAACTTACGTTATTTCTATCAATCCACTTCCTA
This genomic interval from Leptospira perdikensis contains the following:
- a CDS encoding DUF445 domain-containing protein — its product is MIPFTYGFVGWVTNWLALKMTFYPIQFLGIPPYLGWQGIIPRKAHKMASKSVDVITERLLNIKEVFLKVDPKKAELLFLPALEPSIRYTMKEFSDSLDPKLWDMIPEVVREEIYHKVRRESGVTIRKVIRKLQKDIDTLFDVKALVLKKLSGNNVSLVVELFQEVGAPEFRFIERSGFYFGFLLGLVQMIFMIYFPIPWTLPIQGVIVGYLTNYLALEMIFRPLLPKKFLGLFTYQGLFLKRQTEVSRLYAKLVSEKILTPKNILSELIFGKASKDILDIIRKEVIQHVDTITFLAKPALYAAGKIDEFDAAKERIAVAMADNAVEKSFHLEEYLGEALEIEMMMGDRMSALAPKEFESILRSAFQEDELLLILVGAVLGAVVGWFQMVFLV
- a CDS encoding NAD-dependent epimerase/dehydratase family protein, which gives rise to MTKTILITGGSGVLGKELLYGLIEDYKIIAIGKNYVSFPDSLRFHKNFKFYERDLATINKAEEFLIPESIDLILHLAAVVSGVKVTEEMYHQINVNSTKLLVEFAKSKNIPYFGFVSSVSVYGSKEIDLNINSERLGKTIYARTKTLAENYVLESGRTYSVFRLASIYGKGTKSFISKLRSLTKRRIYPYISSNRKKSLLHITDATNALLTWTKQTLNGKSPKPVYVFSHPEFVTVNQVVATFQELGIAKRFLLPIPVGGFTGKILEFAFHTLSFLRRKPFHGSPLQPLVESVAIYDSQSFENLGIFPERDLRKGLVDYQ